Within the Deltaproteobacteria bacterium genome, the region TCGCCTGCGAAGACGAGGCCGGCAGGCACGCGCACGTCGATCGCGAGGCGGCGCTCGGCATAGATGCGCTGGATCGTTGTGCGAATCTCCGCCACGACCGAACCGATTTCGGCGCGCGGGCCGACCGCCTGGTGCGACCCGGCCGCGGCGGCGCGTGTCAAATGGCGGTCGATGACGCTTGCCATGCGCTTCACCTCGGCGGCGATGCGCGCGCGGTCGGGGACAGGCTGCGTGGCCTCGACGGCCAGCACCGCGAGCGGCGTCTTCAGGCCGTGGGCGAGATTGCCCGCGTGCTCGCGCGCGCGTGCGATCCGGCCTGCGTCGCGGTCGAGAACGTCGTTCATGGCGCCGACCAGGGTCTGTATCTCGTGTGGGTAGCGGACGCCGAGCCGTGCTTGGCGGCCGTGCTGCACGTCGCGGAGCTCGCGTCCGAGGCGGCGAAGCGGCCGGAGGCCGTAGCCGACCTGCACGGCAACGGCGAGAAGCAAGGTGGCGGCGAGCGCGCCGAGGGCCGCCGCGAGCAGGCGATCGAAGCGCGCGATGTCGCGCTGAAGCTCGGCTTGCGGCGCGGCGACCGTCACGACGAGCGGCTGGAGACGGCCGGGGTAGGTCAAGCGCCGCTCGACGACGCGGAGCGCCTCGTTCCGCGGCCCGACGAGCCGGAGCGCGGCGGGTTCCGCGGACTGGGTGGCGGCGGACGCCAGCACGGCATCCCAGAGCGAGCGGGACGTCAGGCGGTGCGTACCGTCGCTCACCTGCCAGTACCAGCCCGAATAGACGCGATCGAAAGCCGGATCGGGGATGTCGCGTGCGAGCGTCGGCGCGCCGGTAGGAGGCACCTCGATCGCGGCGACGACGGCGAGGAGGAGCGAATCGAGACGAGCGACGAACGCCGACTCGACGGCGCGCCGGAACCCCCACGACAGTGCAATGCCCCCGGCGAGGAATGCGAGAACGATCCACACCGTCGTGGCGGCGAGGAGCCGGGTTCGAAGCGAGCGTGTGCCGCGCGTCGTTTCCGTGTGGATCGTCAGGGCGACGTTCCTCCGGGAGCCTCGATCACGACATGGCCTCCTCCGGTTCATCGATTCGATAGCCGAGGCCGCGCACGGTCTCGATGACGTTCACGCCGAGCTTTTTCCGGATGCGGCCGATCAGGACGTCGATGACATTGGAGTCGCGGTCGTGATCGCGATGGTAGACGTGGTCGACGATGTCGAGACGGCTCACGATGTGGCCGCGTCTATGCAGGAGGTATTCCAGGATGCGGAGCTCGCGCTCGGTGAGGCGGACGGGCGTGCCGTTCACGGTGACGCTGCCGCGCGAAGGATCGAGCCGTACGGGTCCGCACGCGAACTCGGCCGCGGCCGTGCCGCCGGCACGCCGCAGGAGGGCGCGCAGGCGCACGATCACCTCCTGGATCTCGAAGGGCTTCGTCACGTAGTCGTCGGCACCGGCGGAGAACGCCGCGAGCTTCTCCGGCCAGCGCCCACGCGCGGTCAACACGAGGACGGGGACCGTCACGCCACCGGCACGCCAGCGCTGCAGCACCGTGACGCCGTCGAGGAGCGGAAGCCCGAGATCCAGCACCACGGCGTCATAGGGCTCGATGCCGCCGAGATGGAGCGCCTCTTCGCCGTTCGATACGTGCTCCACGACGAACCCGGCGTCGTCGAGCGCGTCGGCGAGCGCTCGGGCAAGCGCCGGCTCGTCTTCGACTACGAGGATCTTCATCGCTTCCGCGCTTGGTCAGCGCCGATGCCCTCCGTGCGGAGCAGGCGACCATTCACGGCGTCGTAGGTGAGCTCGATGACGTGCCCCTTGTCGGTGAGGAGTTCGATCTCGTACTCCCAGCGCTCCTTCTCCCACTCGAGCTCCACTTCGACGATCTTGCCCTCGTAGGCGGCGTCGACCGCCGCCAGGATCGTCGCGAGGGGCACGATCTCACCGGCCTCGCGCGCGAGGCGTGCGCGCACGTGGTCGTTGGAGTCGGAGTCGGTCGCTCCGAGCGGGGCGGCCAGCGCCACGAGGAGGACCCACGGCAGGAAGATTGGAAACTTCGGCACGATCACGATCTGAGTTAGCGCCCGGCATTAAACGTCAGATGAACGGCGGAGTCACGACGGGTTCAGGCCCGCGCTCTACGGTTCGGTCATCGGCGCAATCGGGCGCCCAAGCACCACACAAAGGAGCGCTACCATGTTGAGGTTTTCCACGTATGGCATCCCCGGCGCGAGCCTCGTCGCGTTCATCATCACGGTTTCGGTCGGGGTCATCCCGGCCGCGGCGCATTCCGAGGCCAACAGCCTGCTGTCGTTTCCGGAAGTCACCCGCATCGTCGAAGCGGCCGGCTACACCCACGTGCACGACCTCGAATACGACGACGGCGAATACGAAGCCGACGCCATCTCGCCCGCGGGTGTGCCCGTGGACCTCCACATCGATCCCAGGGACGGCCGCATCCTGCGCGAGGAACGCGATTCGTAGGATGGCGCGCCATCTGCGCGATCCCGGAATGCTGCGCCGTTGCGTAGCGATGTTCGCTGCGCTGAGGAGGAAGATCGGCTCGGCTTCTCATGCCCGGGAAGCCGGTGCGCGATTCCCGTGTGAGACGCGCGTCCGAGCGCCCGCCCGAAAGGATCTTCGCGCTGTCGCACGGCGTGGTGGCGCGGTCCGTCCCTGGCACGCTGGCTGTTTTTGCTCTGGGAGACCTGCTCGTGCGCCACCGCTTCCGGCTATTGCTCTGCGCAGCGCTCACGGCCGCTCTGCTGTTCGTCCCGATGCGGCAGGGCCCGGCTGTCTTTCCCGGGGCGGATGGCGCGATCGCCTTGGCCGACGCCGTAGTGTCGGAGAGGCTCGCTGCCACGGCCGCCCTCTGGAGCGGCCAGACCTGGGGTATCGTGCAGGTGGTCCCGCGCGTCGCGCGCCATGGCGACCAGATCCACATGCACGGAATGGTGGGCGGCGGTCCGGCCGCGGAACCGTGGTGGAGCTGCTCACAGTACTCCGGCTGGTTTCCCAACGGCACGAGTCGGATCAGTCTCTTCGTTCCGGGCGACTGGGAGATGCCGTACACGGGCATCGACATCTTCGACCAGAAGGTCAACGTCATGGACAAGGACGGCGGCCCGAAACAGGCGCCGAAGCACGTGAAGCGCCTCGGTGTCCACGTCGCCGACGCGCTCGGTGCGCTCACCGTGGATGTCGTGAAGGACGAGGTGCTGTGTCTTCCGGCCGACGTCGCGCGCAACCCGTAGCGCGTCGGTTGCATTGCCCGCGGCAGGACGGGTCTGCTACCCGTCGCGGATGGGGCGCTCCTGGTCCAGCAACGGTCGTCGGTTTGCGCGCGCATGCTCGCTGCTCGTCCTGTCGGCGCTGCTCGGCGGCGCGGCCGCACCGTGCGGGCTCGTCCGCACGGCCGAGGCGGCGCCCGCGCTTTCCGCCATCCACCCGACCCTCGTCGATCCCCAGGGCGGCACGCGCCTCCTCGTGCGCGGCAGCGGCCTCACCGGCGTGACCGAACTCACAGTCGGCGGCGCTCCGGCGGGCGACCTGGTCGTGCTCGACGACGGTACGCTGTCGGCGCGATCCGGACCGGTCGCTCCCGGCCAGGGACTCGACGTCGTCTTCACGCGCGGCGCGGAGCAGGCGACCCTGCGCGCGGCGGTGGAGGCATGGAGCCCTGCCCAGCTTCCCGGCGCACGCGTGTTCGACGCGGCGAGCGGCGT harbors:
- a CDS encoding sensor histidine kinase, producing MWIVLAFLAGGIALSWGFRRAVESAFVARLDSLLLAVVAAIEVPPTGAPTLARDIPDPAFDRVYSGWYWQVSDGTHRLTSRSLWDAVLASAATQSAEPAALRLVGPRNEALRVVERRLTYPGRLQPLVVTVAAPQAELQRDIARFDRLLAAALGALAATLLLAVAVQVGYGLRPLRRLGRELRDVQHGRQARLGVRYPHEIQTLVGAMNDVLDRDAGRIARAREHAGNLAHGLKTPLAVLAVEATQPVPDRARIAAEVKRMASVIDRHLTRAAAAGSHQAVGPRAEIGSVVAEIRTTIQRIYAERRLAIDVRVPAGLVFAGERQDLEEMLGNLVDNAGKWAASRVSISAERRDDALEIAVGDDGPGLSSAATSRAVERGTRLDHDTPGSGLGLSITSDLAALYGGTLRFDRGTLGGLRATLRLPIA
- a CDS encoding response regulator transcription factor, which codes for MKILVVEDEPALARALADALDDAGFVVEHVSNGEEALHLGGIEPYDAVVLDLGLPLLDGVTVLQRWRAGGVTVPVLVLTARGRWPEKLAAFSAGADDYVTKPFEIQEVIVRLRALLRRAGGTAAAEFACGPVRLDPSRGSVTVNGTPVRLTERELRILEYLLHRRGHIVSRLDIVDHVYHRDHDRDSNVIDVLIGRIRKKLGVNVIETVRGLGYRIDEPEEAMS
- a CDS encoding PepSY domain-containing protein, coding for MFLPWVLLVALAAPLGATDSDSNDHVRARLAREAGEIVPLATILAAVDAAYEGKIVEVELEWEKERWEYEIELLTDKGHVIELTYDAVNGRLLRTEGIGADQARKR
- a CDS encoding PepSY domain-containing protein codes for the protein MLRFSTYGIPGASLVAFIITVSVGVIPAAAHSEANSLLSFPEVTRIVEAAGYTHVHDLEYDDGEYEADAISPAGVPVDLHIDPRDGRILREERDS